The Roseococcus microcysteis genome contains a region encoding:
- the rpsU gene encoding 30S ribosomal protein S21, giving the protein MQVVVRDNNVDQALKALKKKLQREGVFREMKLRRHYEKPSERRAREAAEAVRRARKVERKRLEREGF; this is encoded by the coding sequence GTGCAAGTCGTCGTCCGGGACAACAATGTTGATCAAGCGCTCAAGGCGCTCAAGAAGAAGCTGCAGCGCGAGGGTGTGTTCCGCGAGATGAAGCTTCGCCGCCACTACGAAAAGCCGAGCGAGCGTCGCGCCCGTGAGGCCGCCGAAGCCGTTCGCCGCGCCCGCAAGGTGGAGCGCAAGCGGCTGGAGCGCGAGGGCTTCTAA
- the def gene encoding peptide deformylase: MAILKIARMGHPVLLGEAEPVPDPTAPEMRRLVRDMAETLADAGGVGLAAPQVHVPLRLFLWRDGPALNVLFNPELTPLDDAMELGWEGCLSIPGLRGQVPRFSRIGWSGQDAEGNHVTGEAEGFAARVLQHENDHLNGIFYLMRMEDLSMLGFTEELARAAEAARGDAP, translated from the coding sequence ATGGCCATTCTCAAGATCGCCCGCATGGGCCACCCGGTGCTGCTGGGCGAGGCCGAGCCGGTGCCCGACCCCACCGCCCCCGAGATGCGCCGCCTGGTGCGCGACATGGCCGAGACGCTGGCCGATGCCGGCGGCGTGGGCCTGGCGGCACCGCAGGTGCATGTGCCGCTGCGCCTCTTCCTCTGGCGCGACGGGCCTGCGCTGAACGTGCTCTTCAACCCCGAGCTGACACCGCTGGACGACGCCATGGAGCTGGGCTGGGAGGGCTGCCTCTCCATCCCCGGCCTGCGCGGCCAGGTGCCGCGCTTCTCCCGTATCGGCTGGTCCGGGCAGGATGCCGAAGGAAATCACGTCACGGGCGAGGCGGAGGGCTTCGCCGCCCGTGTTCTTCAGCATGAGAATGACCATCTGAACGGCATCTTCTACCTGATGCGCATGGAGGACCTTTCGATGCTCGGCTTCACCGAGGAACTCGCCCGCGCGGCCGAAGCCGCGCGCGGAGATGCGCCATGA
- a CDS encoding COQ9 family protein — translation MTDEALILAAIAQANHIGWTRETLRRALEDQGEPAEMLDNAFPRGVAGAVEAWCALADRRMEEEAAAEDMTALRTPQRIRRVIELRLRAAEPDREALRAATALLALPWNLPVALRCTANTASSIWYAAGDSSADFSWYTRRATVAAIYAATLAYWLRPQAPELEEVLEFLDRRLSELPKPKAKQQHA, via the coding sequence ATGACCGACGAGGCCCTGATCCTCGCCGCCATCGCCCAGGCCAACCACATCGGCTGGACGCGCGAGACGCTGCGCCGCGCCCTGGAGGACCAGGGCGAGCCCGCCGAGATGCTCGACAATGCCTTCCCCCGCGGCGTGGCGGGCGCGGTGGAGGCCTGGTGCGCGCTGGCCGACCGCCGCATGGAGGAGGAGGCCGCCGCCGAGGACATGACCGCGCTCCGCACCCCCCAGCGCATCCGCCGCGTCATCGAGCTGCGCCTGCGCGCGGCCGAGCCGGACCGCGAGGCGCTGCGCGCCGCCACCGCCCTGCTGGCCCTGCCCTGGAACCTCCCCGTGGCGCTGCGCTGCACGGCCAACACGGCGTCTTCCATCTGGTATGCGGCCGGCGACAGCTCGGCCGACTTCTCCTGGTACACGCGCCGCGCCACCGTCGCCGCGATTTACGCCGCCACCCTGGCCTATTGGCTGCGTCCCCAGGCGCCGGAGCTGGAAGAAGTGCTTGAATTCCTTGATCGGCGCCTTTCGGAGCTACCCAAACCCAAGGCAAAACAACAACATGCATGA
- a CDS encoding OmpA family protein, whose amino-acid sequence MSFKKALLAATVLSLPVAAAQAQTMPVTGLYVGAGVGANFLEGRSSAVAPGVRVSNSDNIGVVAVGSVGWGFGNGIRAEIEGSFRWNEPHRYAINAVRAGSVSGNRYQYGVMGNAFYDIPLGMDFGGFNITPYVGVGAGYQWTDNSSIRANFPGGSLRSNDRDGRFAYQAIVGAAVGLDALLPGLALTTEYRFMGTLAPSLTYATVNNAGVTTSRSTFRSENYNHSVLVGLRYAFNTPAPAPVVAPAPAPAPAPARTFLVFFDWDRADLTDRARQIIAEAATNARTVSSTRIEVSGHADRTGAAAYNQRLSVRRAEAVAAELVRRGINRNEITIQGFGFDRPLVPTAQGVREPQNRRVEIVLR is encoded by the coding sequence ATGAGCTTCAAGAAGGCCCTTCTCGCGGCGACCGTGCTGTCGCTGCCCGTGGCCGCCGCCCAGGCCCAGACCATGCCGGTCACCGGCCTCTATGTGGGTGCCGGCGTTGGCGCGAACTTCCTCGAGGGTCGTTCCTCGGCGGTGGCGCCCGGCGTCCGCGTGTCCAACTCGGACAACATCGGCGTGGTCGCGGTCGGCAGCGTCGGCTGGGGCTTCGGCAACGGCATCCGTGCCGAGATCGAGGGCAGCTTCCGCTGGAACGAGCCGCACCGCTACGCGATCAACGCGGTGCGCGCCGGCAGCGTGTCGGGCAACCGCTACCAGTATGGCGTGATGGGCAATGCCTTCTACGACATCCCGCTGGGCATGGACTTCGGTGGCTTCAACATCACCCCGTATGTGGGTGTTGGTGCCGGTTACCAGTGGACCGACAACAGCAGCATCCGCGCCAACTTCCCCGGCGGCTCGCTGCGTTCGAACGACCGTGACGGCCGCTTCGCCTACCAGGCGATCGTGGGTGCCGCTGTCGGCCTCGACGCCCTGCTGCCCGGCCTGGCGCTGACCACCGAATACCGCTTCATGGGCACGCTGGCGCCGTCGCTGACCTACGCCACCGTGAACAACGCGGGCGTGACGACGAGCCGCAGCACCTTCCGCTCCGAGAACTACAACCACTCGGTGCTCGTTGGTCTGCGCTACGCCTTCAACACGCCGGCGCCCGCGCCGGTCGTGGCTCCGGCGCCCGCCCCGGCCCCGGCCCCGGCCCGCACCTTCCTGGTGTTCTTCGACTGGGATCGTGCCGACCTGACCGACCGCGCCCGCCAGATCATCGCGGAGGCCGCCACCAACGCCCGCACCGTGTCCTCGACCCGCATCGAGGTCTCGGGCCACGCGGACCGCACCGGTGCCGCCGCCTACAACCAGCGTCTGTCGGTGCGTCGCGCCGAGGCGGTGGCCGCCGAGCTGGTGCGCCGTGGCATCAACCGGAACGAGATCACGATCCAGGGCTTCGGCTTCGATCGTCCGCTTGTCCCGACCGCCCAGGGCGTGCGCGAGCCGCAGAACCGCCGCGTGGAAATCGTCCTGCGCTAA
- the purE gene encoding 5-(carboxyamino)imidazole ribonucleotide mutase, whose translation MGSRSDWETMRHAAETLTALGVPHETRVVSAHRTPERLFDYARGAAGRGLKVIIAGAGGAAHLPGMAASMTALPVLGVPVESHALKGMDSLLSIVQMPGGIPVGTLAIGRAGAINAGLLAASILALSDPALAARLSAWRAAQTEGVPHDPA comes from the coding sequence ATGGGCAGCCGCTCCGACTGGGAGACGATGCGCCACGCCGCCGAGACGCTCACCGCGCTCGGCGTGCCGCACGAGACGCGGGTGGTCTCGGCCCACCGCACGCCCGAGCGCCTGTTCGACTATGCGCGCGGCGCGGCGGGGCGGGGGCTCAAGGTCATCATCGCGGGCGCGGGCGGGGCGGCGCATCTGCCCGGCATGGCGGCCAGCATGACGGCGCTGCCTGTGCTGGGCGTGCCGGTGGAATCCCATGCGCTGAAGGGCATGGATTCGCTGCTCTCCATCGTGCAGATGCCGGGTGGCATTCCGGTGGGAACGCTGGCCATCGGCCGGGCGGGTGCCATCAATGCGGGGCTGCTGGCGGCGTCCATCCTGGCGCTGTCCGATCCGGCGCTGGCGGCGCGGCTTTCCGCCTGGCGCGCGGCCCAGACCGAGGGCGTGCCGCATGACCCGGCCTGA
- a CDS encoding YdcH family protein, producing MLEDREALLRRLHELRSEHRDLDTVIARLDGSIGDQLQLVRLKKRKLKLKDEIAWLESQLVPDIIA from the coding sequence ATGCTCGAAGACCGCGAAGCCCTGCTGCGCCGCCTGCATGAACTCCGCAGCGAACACCGGGACCTGGACACGGTGATCGCACGGCTGGATGGCAGCATCGGCGACCAGCTCCAGCTCGTGCGCCTCAAGAAGCGCAAGCTGAAGCTGAAGGACGAAATCGCCTGGCTGGAGAGCCAATTGGTGCCGGATATCATCGCGTGA
- a CDS encoding YdcH family protein, with product MIHAPRLNALETRHANLEQRIAQEGARPRPDDGALARLKREKLQLKEEMERLRRMN from the coding sequence ATGATCCATGCCCCGAGGCTGAATGCCCTGGAGACCCGTCACGCCAACCTTGAGCAACGTATCGCGCAGGAAGGTGCCCGCCCGCGCCCGGATGACGGGGCACTGGCCCGTCTGAAGCGGGAAAAGCTGCAACTCAAGGAAGAAATGGAGCGTCTGCGCCGCATGAACTAG
- a CDS encoding DUF1013 domain-containing protein, which translates to MAQPLMPKATAVWLIEKTSLSFEQIADFVQMHPLEVQAIADGEVAQGIIGYDPVANGQVSREDIARCEADTSARLSLAPNAVPQSKARGKGGRYTPVAKRNDRPDGIAWLLRNHPELSIAQVAKLLGTTKETIEKVRDKTHWNSPNIKARDPVILGLCTQSALNVAVTAAQERLKAEGKAVPAPLPVASDAE; encoded by the coding sequence ATGGCCCAACCCCTCATGCCCAAGGCCACCGCCGTGTGGCTGATCGAGAAGACCTCCCTCTCCTTCGAGCAGATCGCGGATTTCGTGCAGATGCACCCGCTGGAGGTGCAGGCCATCGCGGATGGCGAGGTGGCGCAGGGCATCATCGGCTATGACCCCGTGGCGAATGGGCAGGTCTCCCGCGAGGATATCGCGCGCTGCGAGGCCGATACCTCCGCGCGGCTTTCCTTGGCGCCGAACGCCGTGCCGCAGTCGAAGGCGCGGGGCAAGGGCGGGCGCTATACCCCGGTGGCCAAGCGCAATGATCGCCCGGACGGCATCGCCTGGCTGCTGCGGAACCATCCGGAGTTGTCCATCGCGCAGGTGGCCAAGCTGCTGGGCACCACCAAGGAAACCATCGAGAAGGTGCGGGACAAGACGCACTGGAACAGCCCGAACATCAAGGCACGCGACCCCGTGATCCTGGGGCTGTGCACGCAGAGCGCGCTGAACGTGGCGGTGACGGCCGCGCAGGAGCGGCTGAAGGCCGAAGGCAAGGCGGTCCCCGCGCCGCTGCCGGTGGCCAGCGACGCGGAGTAG
- a CDS encoding DUF1192 domain-containing protein, translating to MLDEDAPSKPQKHFVPAALAEWSEADLRHYITQLQAEITRAEQAIAARASQRQAAEAFFRRGT from the coding sequence ATGCTCGATGAAGATGCGCCCTCGAAACCACAAAAACACTTCGTCCCGGCGGCGCTGGCCGAATGGTCGGAAGCGGATCTGCGCCACTACATCACGCAGTTGCAGGCCGAGATCACGCGCGCCGAACAGGCCATCGCGGCCCGCGCCTCCCAGCGGCAGGCGGCGGAGGCCTTCTTTCGACGCGGGACATGA
- a CDS encoding Hsp20 family protein: protein MNAVDFSPLLRTAIGFDRFARMLDGARLQPEAQAYPPYNIEMTGDDSYVLTMAVAGFGPEDIEVVLREDTLHISGKAAEQPGERRYIHRGIAGRAFERRFVLADHLVVQGARLENGLLHVALKREVPEALKPRRIAIEAAAPAARPVLEQQAA from the coding sequence ATGAACGCTGTTGATTTTTCCCCCCTTCTCCGCACCGCGATCGGCTTCGACCGCTTCGCCCGCATGCTGGACGGCGCGCGCCTCCAGCCCGAGGCCCAGGCCTACCCGCCCTACAACATCGAGATGACCGGCGATGACAGCTATGTGCTGACCATGGCCGTGGCCGGCTTCGGCCCCGAGGACATCGAGGTGGTGCTGCGCGAGGACACGCTGCACATCAGCGGCAAGGCGGCCGAGCAGCCGGGTGAGCGCCGCTACATCCATCGCGGCATCGCCGGCCGCGCCTTCGAGCGCCGCTTCGTCCTGGCCGACCACCTCGTGGTCCAGGGCGCGCGGCTGGAGAACGGCCTGCTGCATGTGGCGCTGAAGCGCGAGGTGCCGGAGGCGCTGAAGCCCCGCCGCATCGCCATCGAGGCGGCGGCCCCGGCGGCGCGGCCGGTGCTGGAACAGCAGGCCGCCTGA